The sequence GCGCGGTGGCGATGAGTTTCTGCAGGGCCGGATCGGGAAAGGCGTCCCGCCAGCCGAGTTCGTCGATTCCGGCCTGGACTGGGCCGGACTGGGCCGGTGCGTTCCACGCTTCGGGTACGGGCATGGCCGGGCGTTCCCGTTCAGGGGCGAGCGTGGCGCAGCCGCCAAGCGCGACGAGCGCGATCACGAGTATCAATCTTCGCATGGGTGGCCTCCGGGGATTATGGCGCGAGTGGTCGCGTTTTTGGGTTCCTTGCGGGAGAGTCCCCTCTTGGCCACGATGACGAAGAAGACCGGGATAAGCAGGGAGCCGATGATGGTCGAGGCGATGGTGCCGCCGATAACGCCCGTGCCGATGGAGTTCTGCCCGCCGGACCCCGCTCCGGAGTTCAGGGCCAGCGGCAGAACGCCCAGGCCAAAGGCCAGGGAGGTCATGAGGATGGGCCGCAGGCGCTGTCTGGCCGCCTCGACCACTGCGGTCATGAGGTCCATGCCCGATTCGGCCAGGCTTTTGGCGAACTCGACGATGAGGATGGCGTTTTTGGCTGCCAGGCCCATGGTCGTGAGCAGACCGACCTGGAAGTAAACGTCGTTGGTCAGGCCGCGCAGACTGACGGCGGCCAGTGCCCCGACGACGCCGATGGGCACGACCAGGATGACCGATGCCGGCAGGCTCCAGCTTTCGTACAGGGCCGCGAGGCAAAGGAAGACCACGAGGATGGAGAGACCGTAGAGCAGGGCGGTCTGGGAACCGGCCTGGCGTTCCTGGAAGGACAGGCCCGTCCAGGAGTAGCCGATGCCTTCAGGCAACTGGCCGGCCAGGTTCTCCATGGTCGCCATGGCCTGGCCCGAGCTCTTGCCCGGTGCTGGCGCGCCGAGGATCTGCATGGCCGGGACGCCGTTGTAGCGCTCCAGACGGGGCGAACCCGAAGTCCAGTGCGCCGTGGCGAAGCTCGACATTGGTACCATCTGGCCGGATTTGCCGCGCACGTGCCAGCGGGCGAGGTCTTCGGGCATCATGCGGTAGGGCGCCTCGCCCTGCATGATGACCTTCTTGACGCGCCCCTTGTCCAGGAAGTCGTTGACATAGGAGCTGCCCCAGGCCGTGGCGATGACGCCGGTCACGTCGGACACGGCCAGACCCAGGGCGCCGGCCTTGTCCCAGTCGATGTCGATGCGATACTGCGGCGTGTTGTCCAGGCCGTTAGGGCGGACCATGGCCAGATCCGGATGCTGGCTGGCCATGCCGAGAAGCTGGTTGCGGGCGGCGGTGAGCTTTTCGTGGCCGAGGCCTGCCATGTCTTGCAACTCGAAGTCGAAGCCGGCCGCGTTGCCCAGTTCCATCACCGCCGGCGGGGCAAAGGCGAAGACCTGCGCGTCGCGGTACTGCGAGAAGGCGGCCATGGCACGTCCGGCAATGGCCTTGACGTGCGTGTCGGGACCCTTGCGCATGCTCCAGTCCTTCAGACGTACGAAGCACATGGCCGTGTTCTGGCCGCTGCCGGCGAAACTGAAGCCCGCCACGGCCATGAGCGATTGCACGGAGTCCTTCTCGGCTTCCAGGAAGTGGGTTTCGATGCGTTCCAGCACATTCAGGGCGCGGTCCTGGGTCGCGCCGATGGGCAACTGGACCTGCACGAAGAGCATGCCCTGGTCCTCGTCCGGGAGAAAGCCCGTGGGCAGCCGCTGGAACAGGAACATCATGGCGGCCAGGATGAGGGCGTAGAGGATCATCGATCGCCCCCAGCGCCGGGTCATGGACCCGACCAGCTTCTGATAGCCGTTCGCGGTGCGGTCGAAGCCACGGTTGAACAGGCCGAAGAAGCCGCGCTTGCCTTGGCCGGGCTTGGCAGGCCTGAGCATGGTGGCGCACAGGGCCGGGGTCAGGATCAGGGCCACCAGGACGGAGAGGACCATGGCCGAGACCACGGTGATGGAGAACTGGCGGTAAATGACGCCCGTGGAGCCGCCGAAGAAGGCCATGGGTACGAAGACGGCGGACAGCACCAGGGCGATGCCGACCAGGGCCCCGGAGATCTGGGTCATGGACAGGTGGGTCGCGTCCCTGGCCGACAAGCCGTCTTCATGCATGATTCGTTCGACGTTTTCGACCACGACGATGGCGTCGTCCACCAGCAGGCCGATGGCCAGGACCATGGCGAACATGGTCAGGGTGTTGATGGAATAGCCGAAGGCCGCCAGCACCCCGAAGGTGCCGAGCAGAACCACGGGCACGGCGATGGTCGGGATGAGCGTGGCCCGGAAGTTCTGCAGAAAGAGGTACATGACCAGAAAGACCAGGACCACGGCCTCCAGCAGGGTGCGGACCACCTCTTCGATGGAGATGCGCACGAAGGGCGTGGTGTCGAATGCTTCCACGACCTTCAATCCGGCGGGGAAGGTCGAACTGATGCTGTCCGTGTATTCGGCGATGGCCTCGACGGTCTTCAGCGCATTGGCACCGGTGGCCAGCTTGATGGCCAGGGCCGCCGAGGGTTGACCGTTGTATCGGGAGACGACCTGCGAATTTTCCGCCCCCAGTTCCACCTTGGCGACGTCGCCCAAACGCACCGTGGATCCGT is a genomic window of Desulfomicrobium baculatum DSM 4028 containing:
- a CDS encoding efflux RND transporter permease subunit, with product MAHFFINRPVFAWVLAIAAMLGGVLAITGLPISQYPPIAPPSVAISATYPGASAKTLEDAVTQVIEQKMKGIDNLDYMSSTSQSSGQAEITLTFKAGTNPDIAQVQVQNKLQLAMALLPQEVQAQGVQVTKAVRNFVQVLGFVSEDGSMARAQLADYVAANVLDGMSRVEGVGEVTLFGSQHAMRIWLNPDQLHTYSLTPADVAAAIKAQNAQISAGQLGGLPSVAEQRINFTVSVQDRLQTPEQFRNVLLKTNTDGSTVRLGDVAKVELGAENSQVVSRYNGQPSAALAIKLATGANALKTVEAIAEYTDSISSTFPAGLKVVEAFDTTPFVRISIEEVVRTLLEAVVLVFLVMYLFLQNFRATLIPTIAVPVVLLGTFGVLAAFGYSINTLTMFAMVLAIGLLVDDAIVVVENVERIMHEDGLSARDATHLSMTQISGALVGIALVLSAVFVPMAFFGGSTGVIYRQFSITVVSAMVLSVLVALILTPALCATMLRPAKPGQGKRGFFGLFNRGFDRTANGYQKLVGSMTRRWGRSMILYALILAAMMFLFQRLPTGFLPDEDQGMLFVQVQLPIGATQDRALNVLERIETHFLEAEKDSVQSLMAVAGFSFAGSGQNTAMCFVRLKDWSMRKGPDTHVKAIAGRAMAAFSQYRDAQVFAFAPPAVMELGNAAGFDFELQDMAGLGHEKLTAARNQLLGMASQHPDLAMVRPNGLDNTPQYRIDIDWDKAGALGLAVSDVTGVIATAWGSSYVNDFLDKGRVKKVIMQGEAPYRMMPEDLARWHVRGKSGQMVPMSSFATAHWTSGSPRLERYNGVPAMQILGAPAPGKSSGQAMATMENLAGQLPEGIGYSWTGLSFQERQAGSQTALLYGLSILVVFLCLAALYESWSLPASVILVVPIGVVGALAAVSLRGLTNDVYFQVGLLTTMGLAAKNAILIVEFAKSLAESGMDLMTAVVEAARQRLRPILMTSLAFGLGVLPLALNSGAGSGGQNSIGTGVIGGTIASTIIGSLLIPVFFVIVAKRGLSRKEPKNATTRAIIPGGHPCED